In the Candidatus Poribacteria bacterium genome, GCTTCACTCCCGTAGCGATAGTATTCGTCTTGGAAATGGTGTTCCCAACACCGTTTGGGAATCCAATCTTGCTGGCACAGAAGCACCGGCAGAAAGGAGAAAAACCGAAATGAAAAAGAATCTGCGCGGTAAAATCCGCGAATTTGTCCAATCCGAGGAAGGCAAAGTGGGAGTCAAATCCCCACTGACGCTCGGTGCAGCGGTAGGTAGCGTGCTACTCGCACAGGCTATCGTTGGAACACCAACCGAAGCACATGGAGGACTATGCGAAAAAAACTATCATTGCCATGGCGGTCAGATCTGTAAGGGTTTCGTCAAGATTGGCAACAAGGATGTCGGTACATGTATGGACCCGTAACATTGTTGATGTAGATTGCGACGTACACCACCGCAATCTCGTTTATTTTCCAGCGTGTGATAGTTTTGCTGTCACACGCTCCTACAGCTTCTACATGATTATGTCTTTTGAATAATTGACAGAGGTATACACATGAAACTTACACTCATTTTTTGTATTCTCAGTCTGATGCTGTTGTGTGCAAGGGTTTGTTCGATTTTCGCGAAAGCCCCGACGACCCCCAAAATTCTGTTTACCTCCACACGGGACGGTAATCGCGAAGTCTACAGTATGAATCCAGATGGCAGCGAACAGGTAAACTTAACACAACATCCCGCAGAAGATCTTGAAGCCGTTTGGTCTCCGACCGGTGAGCAGATTCTTTTCGTCTCCAATCGCAGGGACCTGCGTCCCAGGGGTAATCGAGACCTGTATCTGATGGACCCTGATGGATCCAACGTCCGACACGTCTTCAAAAGAAAAATAGAAGCTTGGAGAGAAAATCCAACTTGGTCTCCCGATGGCAAACAGTTCGCTTATTCATCTATAGATTGGGGGCGTTTAGAGTTCGCTTGCCACATTGCGCCCCTTGGAGAACAAGAATCGGAATTCCTTGTGGATGGCTCTTTTCCAGCATGGTCGCCGGATGGCACGGAAATCGCCTGTACTGTAGTGGGACGACTCACATTAATCAACGTCCGCACAGGGGCGCAAAAACAACTCCTACCCAAGAATGTGGAGTCTTTCCAACGCGACCCGTCTTGGTCTGCTGTAGGGGACAAACTCGCCTTCGCATGGAATAAACATCCATTGCCACCTCCCAATGCTGAAAAGCGTGTGCACGATGTGTGGCAGGACAAAACAACAATCTACATCATTAACCGCGACGGCACGGACCTCCAGCAGCTCGTCGAGGAAGCCGGTCCCTATGCACAGTCTCCAGCGTTATCGCCGGACGGAAAGGAAGTCCTCTATACACGAGAAATTAAGGGGCATTTCCAAATTTTCAAACTTGATCTAAACAGTGGGATTCGGACGCAGTTGACACATATCCTCGGGTGGAATACTGGTGGCGATTGGTTTGATCCAGCGTATGCGTTACCGGTTTCACCACAACCTCAACTGCTCACGACAACATGGGGAACACTGAAACGAGAATAGGTTTTGTGGCATAACCGACTTGGAACACTTTGATACAAAAGTGGACGTTTACTCAATTGAATCAGTTTACAAGGTTTCCCAGAGAGGAGTGGTCTTTTGTAAATAGCCATTTCTCGCTGGAGATGGGTTTCCCAGCTACGGTTGGGAAGCGAATCCCGCCGGAGTGAGATTTCCGGTAGAAAGAGAGGAGGTGAATCTGAATGAAAACAAATCTCCGCGGTAAAATCCGCGAGTTTGTCCAGTCTGAGGAAGGCAAGGTGGGGATAAAATCTCC is a window encoding:
- a CDS encoding PD40 domain-containing protein, producing the protein MKLTLIFCILSLMLLCARVCSIFAKAPTTPKILFTSTRDGNREVYSMNPDGSEQVNLTQHPAEDLEAVWSPTGEQILFVSNRRDLRPRGNRDLYLMDPDGSNVRHVFKRKIEAWRENPTWSPDGKQFAYSSIDWGRLEFACHIAPLGEQESEFLVDGSFPAWSPDGTEIACTVVGRLTLINVRTGAQKQLLPKNVESFQRDPSWSAVGDKLAFAWNKHPLPPPNAEKRVHDVWQDKTTIYIINRDGTDLQQLVEEAGPYAQSPALSPDGKEVLYTREIKGHFQIFKLDLNSGIRTQLTHILGWNTGGDWFDPAYALPVSPQPQLLTTTWGTLKRE